In Helianthus annuus cultivar XRQ/B chromosome 3, HanXRQr2.0-SUNRISE, whole genome shotgun sequence, a single window of DNA contains:
- the LOC110931440 gene encoding WAT1-related protein At1g09380, whose amino-acid sequence MQRLKATLMMVAAELVIAAFSVSYKLAADDGMHMKVLITYRYLFSSILIFPLAFFLERNKRPKLTWKILFQAFVCAIFGGPMSQNIYTQSLILTSATYAAAFTNLIPPLTFIVAVLFRLEKVEIGKITGKAKVVGTLVGVGGAMILTFYKGHQLNIRSTHFNMLHNAQHMDKHVAVTHKTSDHIFGSILALAYSLSIALYYIFQSILSANYPCHYSNTFLISVIGLIQSLAYVLPTERSLNQWRLSTNIRLFSAIFQGICSLLAIFLVMAAVHLQGPLFASIFNPLVLVFVAIAGFLVLNEKLYVGSLLGSVVIIAGLYLVLWGKGKETKRSPKLTHSSNSKDVNDVSNSIANAVTPKNVSMPHTTNPPRVKQNDQEFVEEV is encoded by the exons ATGCAAAGGTTGAAGGCGACTTTGATGATGGTAGCAGCTGAGTTGGTAATAGCTGCATTCAGTGTTTCATACAAATTAGCTGCAGATGATGGCATGCATATGAAAGTTTTAATTACTTACCGTTACTTGTTTTCTTCCATTCTCATTTTTCCTCTAGCTTTCTTCCTTGAAAG AAACAAAAGGCCGAAGCTAACATGGAAAATACTCTTTCAGGCTTTTGTTTGTGCCATTTTCGG GGGGCCGATGTCACAAAATATATATACTCAAAGCTTGATTCTAACATCCGCGACATATGCGGCAGCTTTTACCAATCTTATCCCACCATTAACCTTCATCGTAGCAGTTTTGTTCAG GTTGGAGAAGGTTGAAATAGGTAAAATTACAGGAAAAGCCAAGGTTGTGGGAACCCTTGTAGGGGTTGGAGGGGCAATGATTCTAACATTCTATAAAGGTCATCAACTTAACATTAGGTCAACTCATTTCAACATGTTACACAATGCTCAACATATGGACAAACATGTGGCAGTGACGCACAAGACATCTGATCATATCTTTGGCTCTATATTGGCACTCGCTTATTCTCTTTCTATCGCTCTTTATTACATTTTTCAG AGTATATTGAGTGCGAATTATCCATGTCATTACTCAAACACATTTTTGATCAGTGTGATTGGGTTGATACAATCTCTTGCGTATGTTCTTCCAACTGAGAGATCCTTGAATCAATGGAGGCTCAGTACGAATATCAGGCTATTCTCAGCAATTTTTCAA GGAATATGTTCACTACTAGCTATTTTTTTGGTCATGGCAGCTGTACATCTGCAAGGTCCATTATTCGCGTCAATTTTCAATCCATTGGTTTTGGTTTTCGTGGCGATCGCTGGCTTTCTTGTACTTAATGAAAAGTTATATGTGGGAAG TTTGTTAGGATCTGTTGTAATTATAGCGGGTTTATACTTGGTGCTATGGGGAAAAGGTAAAGAGACTAAGAGATCGCCGAAGCTAACGCATTCAAGCAATTCAAAAGATGTGAATGATGTCTCAAATTCCATAGCCAATGCAGTGACTCCAAAGAATGTGTCCATGCCTCATACTACAAATCCTCCAAGGGTAAAGCAAAATGATCAAGAATTTGTTGAGGAAGTTTGA
- the LOC118490178 gene encoding sodium-dependent phosphate transport protein 1, chloroplastic-like, with protein sequence MTRGMLLGVSNTVGILAGVFGNAATGNILQHGGFIIISGLYLVTWATYREKRQAVLGGQHVRASESPVIGHITN encoded by the exons ATGACTAG GGGGATGCTGCTTGGCGTGTCTAATACCGTGGGAATCCTCGCTGGTGTCTTTGGCAATGCAGCCACTGGTAACATCTTGCAACATG GAGGATTCATAATCATCTCGGGACTTTATTTGGTCACATGGGCAACCTATCGTGAAAAACGACAAGCAGTTTTGGGCGGTCAACATGTTCGAGCATCTGAGTCACCAGTGATAGGTCACATTACCAA TTGA